A single Pan paniscus chromosome 21, NHGRI_mPanPan1-v2.0_pri, whole genome shotgun sequence DNA region contains:
- the LOC100971277 gene encoding peptidyl-prolyl cis-trans isomerase A-like — translation MVNPTVSFDIAINTESLGCVSFELFANKIPKTAENFHALSTREKGFGYKGSCFHRIIPGFMCQGGDFTRQIGTGGKPICREKFDDENFILKHTGPGILSMANAGSNTNDSQFFICTAKTEWLDGKHVVFGKVKEGMKIVEAMEYFGSRNGKTSKKIIIADCRQLR, via the coding sequence ATGGTCAACCCCACTGTGTCCTTCGACATCGCTATCAACACCGAGTCCTTGGGCTGTGTCTCCTTTGAGCTGTTTGCAAACAAGATTCCAAAGACGGCAGAAAATTTTCATGCTCTGAGCACTAGAGAGAAAGGATTTGGTTATAAGGGTTCCTGCTTTCACAGAATTATTCCAGGGTTTATGTGCCAGGGTGGTGACTTCACACGCCAAATTGGCACTGGTGGCAAGCCCATCTGCAGGGAGAAATTTGATGATGAGAACTTCATCCTAAAGCATACAGGTCCTGGCATCTTGTCCATGGCAAATGCTGGATCCAACACAAACGATTCCCAGTTTTTCATCTGCACTGCCAAGACTGAGTGGTTGGATGGCAAGCATGTGGTCTTCGGCAAGGTGAAAGAAGGCATGAAGATTGTGGAGGCCATGGAGTACTTTGGGTCCAGGAATGGCAAGACCAGCAAGAAGATCATCATTGCTGACTGCAGACAACTTCGATAA